In Sulfurisphaera javensis, a single genomic region encodes these proteins:
- a CDS encoding ATP-dependent helicase: MNYTNYFTDDEILRMLTPQVANWFKEKYGSFTPPQRGAIPLIKMNKNVLVSSPTGSGKTLAAFLGILDTLIDLGYKGNLDDKIYAIYISPLRALNNDMRRNLFEPLQELKQKYQDLPEIRIGVRTSDTTSYEKQKMLRLPPHILITTPESFGISLVSPKFREKLAEVKWIIIDEIHELANSKRGAYLMGMIEIYQSLVAKNELTRIGLSATVSPLDEVAKFLVGRDREYNIIDARFVKPTDIRVVSPVKDLVHATEDEISQGIYSYLVEEIKKHKTTLIFTNTRSAAERVSYKLRKIFETEKIFDSDVVAAHHSSLSRDVRLEVEEKLKRGELKVVVSSTSLELGIDIGYIDLVILLSSPKSVSRLLQRIGRAGHNIRNVSKGRIIVVDRDDLVECTVLAKLARDRKIDKLHIPMKPLDVLVQLVVAASLISPIKKDNLYKIITKSYNYQGLSEEEFDSVIAYLQGNYELESKNVYSKIRVENDMIKPKRGARMIFFLNSGTIPDEADIAVKTENGKYVGNLEEEFAEILMPGDIFVLSGKTYEFIRSEGNVIIVRSAEGQRPTVPSWFSEMLPLAYDSALEVGKFRGFVANLIEKGVDRKEAIELVAKEYQISKYAAWSIYEYVLEQYLFTNGIIPTDKLILIEIYDDEENRRNFIFHALYGRRALDALSRAVAYIVSEELNTDVRISVTDNGFIITLPQIIDYNIENVLYKLNPDEMYNILSKVVLRTEMIKKRFRHCAERSFMLLRRYKGRETSIDRRQLNSEVLLNVVKEYESFPVLKETIREILEDYMDISKAIEIVKKIKEGEINVKVIGPNTIPSPFAHNIILKEHSDVVLAEQKRDLLKKLHEKVLEFLRDKGINIDLKYTET, translated from the coding sequence ATTAATTATACAAATTACTTTACCGATGATGAAATTCTAAGAATGCTTACTCCACAAGTTGCTAATTGGTTTAAAGAAAAATATGGTTCTTTTACTCCACCTCAAAGAGGAGCAATACCATTAATAAAAATGAATAAAAATGTTTTAGTTTCTAGCCCAACTGGAAGTGGAAAAACATTAGCTGCTTTTTTAGGGATTTTAGATACATTAATCGATTTAGGATATAAGGGTAATCTAGACGATAAAATATATGCAATTTATATTTCTCCTTTAAGAGCATTAAACAATGATATGAGAAGAAATCTTTTCGAACCATTACAAGAACTTAAACAAAAATATCAAGATCTTCCAGAAATAAGAATAGGGGTTAGAACTAGCGATACTACTTCTTATGAAAAACAGAAAATGTTACGTTTACCACCTCATATATTAATTACTACCCCAGAATCTTTCGGAATCTCTTTAGTTTCTCCTAAATTTAGAGAAAAATTAGCTGAAGTAAAATGGATAATTATTGATGAAATCCATGAATTGGCTAACAGTAAAAGAGGAGCCTATTTAATGGGGATGATAGAAATATATCAATCTTTAGTGGCAAAAAATGAGCTAACAAGAATTGGATTAAGCGCAACTGTTTCTCCCTTAGATGAAGTTGCAAAATTCCTCGTAGGAAGAGATAGGGAGTATAATATAATTGATGCAAGATTTGTAAAACCAACTGATATTAGAGTAGTTTCACCTGTTAAAGATTTGGTTCATGCTACTGAAGACGAAATAAGCCAAGGAATATACTCTTATTTAGTTGAGGAAATAAAGAAGCATAAAACTACTCTTATCTTTACAAATACAAGAAGTGCGGCAGAAAGAGTATCATATAAGCTTAGGAAAATTTTTGAAACAGAAAAAATTTTTGATAGTGATGTAGTTGCAGCACATCATAGTAGCTTAAGTAGGGATGTTAGATTAGAAGTTGAGGAAAAGTTAAAGAGAGGGGAATTAAAAGTAGTAGTCTCGTCAACTAGTCTCGAATTAGGTATTGACATAGGTTATATTGATTTAGTAATTCTCCTTAGTAGTCCTAAGAGTGTTAGTAGATTATTACAAAGAATAGGAAGAGCTGGTCATAATATAAGGAATGTTAGTAAAGGAAGAATAATAGTAGTAGATAGAGATGATTTAGTCGAATGCACTGTTTTAGCCAAATTAGCAAGAGATAGAAAGATAGATAAACTTCACATTCCAATGAAGCCGTTAGATGTGCTAGTACAATTAGTTGTAGCAGCTTCTCTAATTTCTCCAATAAAGAAGGACAATCTTTATAAAATTATAACTAAATCCTATAATTATCAAGGGCTGAGTGAAGAAGAATTTGACAGTGTAATTGCTTATTTGCAAGGAAACTATGAATTAGAATCAAAAAATGTATATTCAAAAATTAGAGTCGAGAATGATATGATAAAGCCAAAAAGAGGGGCTAGAATGATATTCTTCTTAAATAGTGGTACAATACCCGATGAAGCTGACATAGCTGTAAAAACAGAGAATGGCAAATATGTAGGTAACTTAGAGGAAGAGTTTGCAGAGATACTTATGCCTGGAGATATATTTGTTCTATCTGGCAAAACTTATGAGTTTATTCGTAGCGAAGGCAACGTAATAATAGTAAGAAGCGCAGAAGGACAAAGACCAACAGTTCCCAGTTGGTTTTCTGAAATGTTACCTTTAGCATATGATTCAGCTTTAGAGGTAGGGAAGTTTAGAGGGTTTGTTGCGAATTTAATTGAAAAAGGTGTAGATAGGAAAGAGGCAATAGAACTTGTTGCAAAAGAATATCAGATTAGTAAATACGCTGCATGGTCTATATATGAGTATGTCTTAGAACAATATCTATTTACGAATGGAATAATTCCTACTGATAAACTAATTTTAATAGAGATTTATGATGATGAAGAGAATAGAAGAAATTTCATATTTCACGCGTTATATGGTAGAAGAGCGCTTGATGCATTATCTAGGGCAGTAGCTTATATAGTTAGTGAAGAGCTTAATACTGATGTAAGAATTTCTGTTACTGATAATGGGTTTATTATAACCTTACCCCAAATCATAGATTATAACATAGAAAATGTACTGTATAAACTGAACCCAGACGAGATGTATAATATATTATCTAAAGTGGTGTTAAGGACAGAAATGATTAAGAAGAGATTCAGACATTGTGCTGAAAGATCTTTTATGTTACTTAGAAGATATAAGGGTAGAGAAACTAGTATTGATAGACGCCAGTTAAATTCTGAAGTTCTTTTAAATGTTGTAAAAGAATATGAAAGTTTTCCTGTGCTTAAAGAAACTATACGAGAAATATTAGAAGATTATATGGATATTTCTAAGGCAATTGAAATAGTTAAAAAGATAAAGGAAGGAGAGATAAATGTTAAGGTAATTGGCCCTAACACTATACCTAGTCCCTTTGCTCACAATATTATATTAAAGGAGCATTCTGATGTAGTTTTAGCAGAGCAAAAAAGAGATTTATTAAAGAAGCTTCATGAGAAGGTCCTTGAGTTCCTTAGAGATAAGGGAATTAATATCGATCTCAAATACACGGAAACTTGA
- a CDS encoding CBS domain-containing protein: protein MQNLSSTQREILLALVDLYNRYKRMIKSKEVADVIGKDEGTVRNIILSLKVLGLIESKPGPNGGYVPTLKAYESIKNPIVAPVFDQLSLYKDGLETDIKVSNIELLDITNPSGNKILLRVNGDLRKLKVGDSIKIGPIPYTRLVIEGVIIHIDDSRKELVADVTRMISIPKVQIKNLISKKLVALKPDMSLKEASQIFYKEGIRGAPVLDSEGKTLGILTTADIIKAFFEGKYDAKVSEYMKTNVISIRDEDDILTAIKKMLIYNVGRLLVYNQDQKVIGIVTRTDILKTIAGLEELVGP from the coding sequence ATGCAGAATCTATCATCAACTCAAAGAGAAATACTTCTAGCTTTAGTTGACCTTTATAACAGATATAAGAGAATGATAAAGAGTAAAGAAGTTGCTGACGTAATCGGCAAGGATGAAGGTACAGTAAGAAATATAATTCTTAGCTTAAAAGTTCTTGGTCTTATTGAATCAAAACCAGGTCCTAATGGCGGTTATGTTCCAACACTTAAGGCTTACGAATCAATTAAAAATCCAATTGTTGCACCAGTTTTTGATCAATTAAGCTTATATAAAGACGGTTTAGAGACAGATATTAAAGTTAGCAATATAGAACTTTTGGATATTACTAATCCTTCTGGGAATAAAATACTTTTAAGAGTTAATGGAGATTTGAGAAAATTAAAAGTAGGTGATTCAATAAAGATAGGCCCTATTCCTTATACAAGATTAGTCATAGAGGGAGTTATTATTCATATTGATGATTCAAGGAAAGAATTAGTTGCTGATGTCACTAGAATGATAAGCATTCCTAAGGTTCAAATAAAGAATTTAATATCTAAAAAATTAGTTGCCCTAAAACCGGATATGAGCTTAAAGGAAGCATCCCAAATATTCTACAAAGAGGGAATTAGAGGAGCCCCAGTACTTGATAGTGAAGGAAAAACCTTAGGGATATTAACAACAGCAGATATAATTAAAGCCTTCTTTGAAGGAAAATATGATGCTAAAGTTAGTGAATATATGAAAACGAACGTAATTAGTATTAGAGATGAGGATGATATTTTGACTGCAATAAAAAAGATGTTAATATACAACGTAGGTAGACTTTTAGTATATAACCAAGATCAAAAAGTAATTGGAATTGTTACAAGAACTGATATATTAAAGACTATTGCTGGACTTGAAGAGTTGGTAGGCCCTTGA
- a CDS encoding DUF2192 domain-containing protein → MVKEIYKERVKVLTDLWSKILQQQNIARGDVIEMLRESYEEKGIKPIRGFKAEDLYEKELISLYVVGKDGLGLFDDYKDLFNKLFSFEITYDEALSLVLENKPLEAYEKLDKDKGNVAKALRLAFTETIFSFKPEELLFKAIRNLNNTDLDELKHTAVSFSRFYTAFKIAEGIAEKSIRDKMSLEAMKKVIAINIGIKYPLPKQEYISLIATEVFNINQKILKRIFS, encoded by the coding sequence ATGGTTAAAGAGATTTACAAGGAGCGAGTGAAAGTACTTACAGATCTTTGGAGTAAAATTCTACAGCAACAAAATATAGCTAGAGGAGACGTTATTGAAATGTTAAGAGAGTCTTATGAGGAAAAAGGTATAAAACCTATAAGAGGATTCAAGGCTGAAGATCTTTATGAGAAAGAATTAATAAGCCTTTATGTTGTTGGAAAAGATGGTTTAGGCTTATTTGATGATTATAAAGATTTATTTAACAAACTTTTCAGTTTCGAAATAACTTATGATGAAGCTCTTTCTCTAGTGTTAGAAAATAAGCCTCTTGAAGCTTACGAAAAACTTGATAAGGATAAAGGAAATGTCGCTAAAGCGCTTAGGCTGGCTTTTACAGAGACAATTTTTTCATTTAAACCAGAAGAATTACTTTTTAAAGCTATAAGAAATCTTAACAACACTGACCTAGATGAATTAAAACATACTGCAGTAAGTTTCTCTAGGTTTTATACAGCTTTTAAAATTGCAGAAGGAATAGCTGAAAAGAGTATAAGAGATAAAATGTCATTAGAAGCTATGAAGAAAGTAATCGCTATTAATATTGGTATAAAATATCCTTTACCTAAGCAAGAATATATTAGCCTTATAGCCACAGAAGTATTTAACATTAATCAAAAAATTCTAAAAAGAATATTTTCTTAG
- a CDS encoding helix-turn-helix domain-containing protein: MRIVHNLSKEAREKIIELLLEKRSKKELANELEISPSAITKFINGQTHPSDETIEKAIEIADEEEKERIYEIIVEDLIESLEEFIQNNDVKNEKMLRIKNVLIRSF, translated from the coding sequence ATGAGAATTGTACACAATCTTAGCAAAGAAGCCAGAGAAAAGATTATTGAACTACTTTTAGAAAAAAGAAGTAAAAAAGAGTTAGCTAATGAGCTAGAAATCTCTCCTTCTGCTATTACTAAATTTATAAATGGACAAACTCATCCAAGTGATGAAACAATAGAGAAGGCGATAGAAATAGCTGATGAGGAGGAAAAAGAGAGAATCTATGAAATAATAGTTGAAGACTTAATTGAAAGTTTAGAGGAGTTCATTCAAAATAATGATGTTAAAAATGAAAAAATGTTAAGAATTAAAAATGTTTTAATTAGATCTTTTTAG
- a CDS encoding zinc-binding alcohol dehydrogenase family protein, protein MKAIVFDLGITLKDVVEKPVYRDYVQVSPLKVLISGLENSIYTGILWVQPGRILGSTGFVKIEAAGLDSDNQLEGKQAIILPYSKKYGGIGTEIDGILAEKSVIPDDSIVTLPSNYPDKYILYPFVSIGLQLRKILRGYNVLIIGDGLTGLLSAYMLVGNANKIGIYSDDIYKIKIYGVEEIKDLSTQWDAIVITTMRSWIRAILANTLINSVIVIPRFMNTWPVVVPNNVKFVEPTKLNGVFEYIDDEISEKFFNQLVGISEDFFSSIPTSKPGILVNIEKTLFKKV, encoded by the coding sequence ATGAAGGCAATTGTGTTTGATTTAGGTATTACATTGAAAGACGTGGTAGAGAAACCAGTCTATAGAGATTATGTACAAGTATCACCATTAAAAGTATTAATCAGTGGTTTAGAGAATTCTATTTATACTGGCATATTATGGGTTCAACCAGGAAGAATATTAGGTAGTACTGGTTTTGTAAAAATTGAGGCAGCTGGATTAGACTCTGATAATCAGTTAGAAGGAAAGCAAGCAATAATACTACCTTACTCAAAAAAATATGGTGGTATAGGAACAGAAATTGATGGAATATTGGCTGAAAAATCTGTAATACCCGATGACTCTATAGTAACGTTACCGTCAAATTATCCAGATAAATACATACTTTACCCTTTTGTTAGTATTGGCTTACAACTTAGAAAAATACTGAGAGGGTATAACGTTTTAATAATTGGAGATGGTCTTACTGGACTTTTGTCAGCGTATATGCTTGTTGGTAATGCAAATAAGATAGGTATTTATAGCGATGATATTTATAAAATAAAAATATATGGAGTTGAAGAAATTAAAGATCTTTCAACTCAGTGGGATGCAATAGTAATAACTACAATGAGAAGTTGGATTAGAGCAATACTTGCTAACACGCTGATAAATTCTGTTATAGTTATTCCTAGATTTATGAATACATGGCCAGTTGTAGTACCAAATAATGTAAAGTTTGTTGAACCAACAAAACTTAATGGTGTATTTGAGTACATAGATGATGAAATTTCAGAAAAGTTTTTTAATCAACTAGTAGGGATATCGGAAGATTTCTTTTCTTCTATACCTACCTCTAAACCTGGAATATTGGTTAACATAGAAAAAACTTTATTTAAGAAAGTCTGA
- a CDS encoding PLP-dependent aminotransferase family protein, translated as MFEKFLSKDVTTLRSSEIRDLLKLTEGKKVISLAGGLPDPKTFPAEEIRKIVDVVLSEKSDRALQYSTTSGISEFRKELVNLSRYRGITGINENNTFVTVGSQEALFMIFNLLVDPGDTVIVEMPTYLAALNILRARKPNFIGVHLTEKGPDLDELEKKVKESVNNGRKPKLMYVIPTAQNPGGTTMSLDDRKRLIEIAEKYDFLLVEDDAYGFLVFDGEAPPPLIALDKSGRVIYTSTFSKILAPGLRLGWVVAHEEFIREMELYKQNIDLHTPTLTQMIAMEAIRRGVIQNQLPLIRSLYKEKRDVMLNAIERYFPKEAKWSKPVGGMFVFAWLPEKIDTVKMLEESMKRGVAYVPGSSFYYDYSGRNTMRLNFSYPSKEELEEGIKILGQTISDFLK; from the coding sequence ATGTTTGAAAAGTTTCTCTCTAAAGATGTAACAACCCTGAGATCTTCCGAAATTAGAGATTTATTAAAGTTAACTGAAGGAAAGAAAGTAATTAGTCTTGCTGGTGGTTTACCAGATCCTAAAACTTTTCCAGCCGAAGAAATTAGAAAAATAGTTGATGTTGTACTTAGTGAAAAATCAGATAGAGCATTACAATACTCAACAACATCCGGTATATCAGAATTTAGGAAAGAATTGGTTAATCTTTCTAGGTATAGAGGAATAACTGGAATAAACGAAAATAATACTTTCGTAACTGTTGGAAGCCAAGAAGCTTTATTCATGATATTTAACTTACTGGTTGACCCTGGCGATACTGTGATCGTTGAAATGCCAACATATTTAGCTGCCCTTAATATATTAAGGGCAAGGAAACCAAACTTCATAGGAGTGCATTTAACTGAAAAAGGACCAGACCTAGATGAGCTTGAGAAAAAAGTAAAAGAAAGTGTAAATAATGGAAGAAAACCAAAATTAATGTATGTAATACCAACAGCCCAGAACCCAGGAGGTACAACAATGAGCTTAGATGATAGAAAAAGACTCATAGAAATAGCTGAAAAATATGATTTCTTACTAGTTGAAGATGATGCCTATGGATTTTTAGTATTTGATGGAGAAGCCCCGCCACCATTAATAGCTCTAGATAAAAGTGGAAGAGTAATATACACGTCTACATTTAGCAAAATATTGGCTCCCGGTTTGAGATTAGGCTGGGTAGTAGCACATGAGGAGTTTATTCGTGAAATGGAATTATATAAGCAAAATATTGACTTACATACACCAACGTTAACGCAAATGATAGCAATGGAAGCAATAAGAAGAGGAGTAATACAAAATCAACTGCCATTAATAAGAAGCCTTTATAAAGAAAAAAGAGACGTAATGCTAAATGCGATAGAAAGATATTTCCCTAAAGAAGCCAAATGGAGTAAACCAGTCGGTGGCATGTTTGTTTTCGCTTGGTTACCAGAAAAAATAGATACAGTAAAAATGCTAGAAGAAAGCATGAAAAGAGGAGTAGCATATGTGCCAGGATCGAGCTTCTATTATGATTATAGTGGAAGAAATACAATGAGACTAAACTTCAGTTATCCATCAAAAGAAGAACTGGAAGAAGGAATAAAAATACTAGGGCAAACAATATCAGACTTTCTTAAATAA
- a CDS encoding nicotinamide mononucleotide deamidase-related protein produces MEVWYAEIINIGNEILSGRTINTNASHIARRLTSLGFTIRRITVVMDEIDEIVSAFREAIKRKPKLIISTGGLGPTYDDKTNEGLSKALNIELELNSIAYEMLLQKYSKLNIELTEERKKMAMMPKGSIPVENNVGVAPGILISYEGITILATPGVPKEMEDILETFIKKYLKEKPDVKYIESSFLIRGVMESSIAPYIKQLVKKYDLYIKTHPKGQELTSPLLEIQVAGSSKDENEIRNRIEKAIEELKEIGIKLGGTILESQV; encoded by the coding sequence GTGGAAGTTTGGTACGCTGAAATTATAAACATAGGGAATGAGATATTAAGTGGAAGAACAATAAATACCAATGCATCACATATTGCTAGAAGGCTAACTTCATTAGGATTTACTATAAGAAGAATAACTGTTGTTATGGATGAAATAGATGAGATAGTCTCAGCTTTTAGAGAGGCAATAAAAAGAAAGCCTAAGTTAATTATATCTACTGGAGGATTAGGTCCTACTTATGATGATAAAACGAATGAAGGTTTATCTAAGGCGTTAAATATAGAACTAGAATTAAATAGTATTGCATACGAAATGTTATTGCAAAAATATTCAAAGTTAAACATAGAACTAACTGAGGAAAGAAAGAAAATGGCAATGATGCCTAAAGGTTCCATACCAGTTGAAAATAATGTAGGTGTTGCTCCAGGAATATTAATAAGTTATGAAGGGATAACAATCTTGGCAACTCCCGGAGTCCCTAAAGAAATGGAAGATATATTAGAGACATTTATTAAAAAATACCTAAAAGAAAAACCTGATGTTAAGTATATTGAATCTAGTTTTTTAATTAGAGGAGTTATGGAATCTTCAATAGCTCCTTATATAAAACAGCTAGTTAAAAAATATGATTTATATATAAAAACTCACCCTAAAGGCCAAGAGTTAACATCGCCGTTATTAGAAATTCAGGTTGCTGGAAGTTCAAAAGATGAGAATGAAATAAGAAATAGAATAGAAAAAGCAATTGAAGAGCTTAAGGAAATAGGAATAAAATTGGGAGGAACTATCTTAGAAAGTCAAGTATGA
- a CDS encoding alpha/beta fold hydrolase: protein MFAYLSNGIRIYYEEKGENKENNVILIHHLAGSVNSWKYMFPQMLEKYRVIVYDLRGHGRSSIPPSAYKIEDHAEDLKNLIEELNVKDPILVGHSIGTLIAIEYALHNYVKKLILIGALYKAPNPEPYQKYVSIAMNLGMSALAEYRRSQGEFSDALINNPTAWRDLVSVYNENTPIGYKYSVEGLLSARDYSNDLSKIDEETLLIYGDNDKLSANIQVFQNNLKRINVKVLNGYGHFLNFEAPLVLTNLILDFLR from the coding sequence ATGTTTGCATATCTCTCTAACGGAATAAGAATTTATTATGAGGAGAAAGGAGAAAACAAAGAGAATAACGTTATTTTGATTCATCATCTTGCTGGTAGTGTGAATAGTTGGAAATATATGTTTCCACAAATGTTAGAAAAATATAGAGTAATAGTATATGATTTAAGAGGACATGGAAGATCTTCAATTCCTCCAAGTGCCTATAAAATTGAAGATCATGCTGAAGATCTTAAAAATTTAATTGAAGAGCTAAATGTAAAAGATCCTATATTAGTAGGGCATTCAATAGGAACTTTAATTGCAATTGAGTATGCACTACACAATTACGTTAAGAAACTCATATTGATAGGTGCATTATACAAAGCTCCTAATCCAGAACCATATCAGAAATATGTCTCTATAGCAATGAATTTAGGCATGTCAGCATTAGCTGAATATCGTAGAAGTCAAGGCGAATTTTCTGATGCTTTAATTAATAATCCTACAGCGTGGAGAGATCTCGTAAGTGTTTATAATGAAAACACACCAATTGGCTATAAATATTCTGTTGAAGGATTATTGTCAGCTAGAGATTACTCTAATGATTTAAGTAAAATCGATGAAGAAACACTATTAATTTATGGAGATAACGACAAATTGTCTGCAAATATTCAAGTTTTTCAAAATAATTTAAAGCGTATAAATGTTAAAGTTCTCAATGGTTATGGGCATTTCCTAAATTTTGAAGCACCATTAGTACTGACTAATCTCATACTTGACTTTCTAAGATAG
- the pheT gene encoding phenylalanine--tRNA ligase subunit beta, whose amino-acid sequence MPTINVYKWRILNELKINESKLEDLLFNLKSEMKPIDQDHIEIEINNDRPDLLFVYGIIRAIKGLLKRELGEAKYQVKDTDYLFEVKEVKSRPYALSAIVENIKLDDELLKELIQFQEKLHVTVGRKRKKIAIGLHDLDKIDSKHILYTTVDLNYKFVPLNSSKEMIVKEVLEETEQGKEYGTISLYNGKMPAIMQSDGQILSLPPVINAEKTRIETSTRNLFIDVTGTSLDTVIFTLDLIVTNLAEMGGKIGRVKVLSPYAEFSPVLRHSSIKISIDYINNVLGTQLTKDEIIELLKMARFDVNDIGSELEVIIPPYRNDILAQIDITEDVAMTYGYANLIPSPYKVGKIGELTEKTKITRVIRDLSIGAGFTEIFTFILTNDSYLIGNFVKILNPVTIDYNAVRNSLIPSMLQFLSKNQHARMPIKVFEVGEVVVENEKSETGYSNKLNAVYSIMNSKVSFEELQAPVHYILSNLGISVEYKKAQHPFLIDGRTALIYCNGKKIGIIGEVKPEILEKLKIEYPIAISEIYLDEIKELL is encoded by the coding sequence ATGCCTACTATTAATGTCTACAAATGGAGGATCTTAAATGAACTAAAAATTAATGAAAGTAAGTTAGAAGATTTGCTTTTTAATCTTAAGTCTGAAATGAAACCTATTGACCAAGACCATATTGAAATCGAGATAAATAATGATAGACCGGACTTACTATTTGTTTACGGAATTATAAGAGCTATAAAAGGGTTATTGAAGAGAGAATTAGGAGAAGCAAAATATCAAGTTAAAGACACTGATTACTTGTTTGAAGTTAAGGAAGTGAAGAGTAGACCTTATGCTTTATCGGCAATCGTGGAGAACATAAAGTTAGATGATGAATTATTAAAAGAACTTATTCAATTCCAAGAAAAACTTCACGTAACAGTTGGTAGAAAAAGAAAAAAGATAGCTATAGGTTTACACGATTTGGATAAAATTGATTCTAAGCATATTCTATATACAACAGTTGACCTCAATTACAAGTTTGTACCATTAAATTCTAGCAAGGAAATGATAGTGAAAGAAGTACTGGAAGAGACTGAGCAAGGAAAGGAATATGGTACAATATCTTTATATAATGGAAAAATGCCAGCAATAATGCAATCTGATGGACAAATTCTAAGTTTACCACCAGTTATTAATGCAGAAAAAACTAGAATAGAAACTTCAACTAGAAATCTGTTTATCGATGTTACTGGTACTTCCCTTGATACTGTAATCTTTACTCTTGATCTAATTGTCACTAATTTAGCTGAAATGGGAGGAAAAATAGGAAGAGTAAAAGTACTTTCCCCTTACGCCGAATTTTCACCTGTTCTTAGGCACTCTTCAATCAAAATATCAATAGATTATATTAACAATGTGCTAGGTACACAATTAACTAAAGATGAAATAATTGAGTTACTTAAAATGGCTAGATTTGATGTTAATGATATTGGCAGTGAATTAGAAGTCATTATACCACCTTACAGAAATGATATCTTGGCTCAAATTGATATTACTGAAGATGTAGCTATGACTTATGGATATGCAAATCTTATTCCATCTCCATATAAAGTCGGAAAAATTGGTGAACTTACTGAAAAGACTAAGATAACAAGAGTAATTAGAGACTTAAGTATTGGAGCAGGTTTTACTGAAATCTTCACATTTATTTTGACTAATGACTCCTATCTGATTGGAAATTTTGTTAAGATTCTTAACCCAGTTACTATTGATTACAACGCAGTAAGGAACTCGCTTATTCCAAGTATGTTGCAGTTTTTAAGTAAAAATCAACACGCAAGAATGCCAATAAAAGTGTTTGAAGTTGGTGAAGTAGTAGTAGAAAACGAAAAAAGTGAGACTGGGTATTCCAATAAGCTAAATGCTGTTTATTCAATAATGAATAGTAAAGTGAGTTTTGAGGAACTTCAAGCACCAGTTCACTATATATTATCTAACTTAGGTATATCTGTCGAGTATAAGAAAGCTCAGCATCCTTTCTTAATAGATGGCAGAACAGCGTTAATATACTGTAATGGAAAGAAAATAGGAATAATAGGGGAAGTAAAACCAGAAATATTAGAGAAACTAAAAATAGAATACCCAATAGCTATAAGTGAAATTTATTTAGATGAGATTAAAGAGTTACTTTAA